DNA from Candidatus Methylacidiphilales bacterium:
GAGCAAAAACCAAGGATGGAGGCGACCTTTGCTCGATCACCGAATGGTGGCCAATAAACGATTGGGAGTAGGCCAATTCAATCAAATTCTTGATCCAAGTCTTTGTCTAAAAAAAGCTATTACACATTCATCATCCTCGCCGCGGTCGTTTCATTCAAGAACCAACAGTCGAATCAGCTCCAAAGGATCACGTCTGACGACAAATTCATCACTGGCAACGGGAAGCGGCCGCTTTCCAAAAAATAGTCACCTCGCTCGGATCACCGTTTATTGGGCAAAGGGAAGAGGGACTGACCATTACACTCGGCATCTCCAAAGTGCCACGGGAGTGCGACTCATGCGCGGCCATTGCGCCGTAGATCCACAGGTGATTCCATACGGCAGCGTCGTCCGAGTGCATGGAGTCGGGGACTTCTGGGCGGTGGATACAGGAAGCGCCGTGCGAGCACGCCGTGCAGCACAGCGCTTAGGCCGAACAAAGGAAGAACGAGAGGCAATTGTGGTAGATCTATTTTTCCCGACACGCGCCGAGGCCCTTGCAATGTCGCGGCGAATCCCTCGTTTCACTATGGTGAGTTGGAAAGTGCTGCCTCGATTGTAATTTATCGGCTCAGCACTCTCACGGATGAAAACAAAAAAAAACCTCGTCCCTTCACCCGCTCAGTCTTCTGCAATTCTTAATGAAAAACGTGCTGTCGAAGCCCCCTCCCTTATCGAAGACATCTTATCAGCGTTAAGAAAAGGAGAGATGGTGATAGTGACGGATGACGTCGACCGCGAGAATGAAGGTGATCTCGTCATGGCAGCAAGCAAGGTCACTCCACAAGCGGTTAATTTTATGGCTCGGCACGGCCGTGGATTGATTTGCGTCCCGATGCGACGCGAGAGAGCTGAGAGCCTTAGATTACGGCCGATGGTTGAACAAAACCGCGAAGGATTTCAAACCGACTTCACTGTCTCAGTCGATGCTGCAAAAGGTATCACCACAGGCATTAGTGCAGCAGATCGAGCCAAGACTATTCGCCTCCTAGCCAGTCCTGAAGCGCGCGCCGAAGATTTTGTGCAGCCAGGCCATGTCTTCCCCCTGCAAGCACGTCCCGGCGGCGTGCTTCAGCGTGCAGGACATACAGAGGCCGCCGTAGATCTTATGCTGCTTGCTGGGTTACCGCCCGTTGGTGTCATTTGTGAAATATTAAACGAAGATGGGACGATGGCTCGACAAGAGGATCTAAAACGTTTCCAGAAACTCCACAGGCTGAAGATGTGCTCAATCGGGGACATTGTGCGCTATCGCCGACAGAAGGAGAGTCTGATTGAGTGCGTTCATACCGATCAAATCACAACACGTTGGGGGACCTTTACGATGAAGGTTTACCGTTCAAAACTCGACGGTCAGGAGCATATCGCCATGATCAAAGGAAAGGTGGATCCTGAGCAACCTGTGCTGGTGCGTGTGCATAGTGAAGATTTGTTGAATGATTTATTCCTACAATCAGCAAGAGGCAAACCTACGACCACGCTCGAAAAGGCAATGAGCAAAATTGCTCGCGCTAGGAATGGGGTGTTGCTCTATCTGCGACGCGGCGGCTGCACGAGGGGCGAACTTTCGTCGATCTCACCATATCTTCGCAGGCCAGGCCACTCCCCTTCCTACGAGGAAAGCCGAAGCCTAAGAGATTATGGTCTAGGAGCCCAGATTTTATACGACCTCGGCGTGCGCGAGCTTGTCCTGCTCACCAACCACCCTAAGAAAGTGATCGCGCTAGAGGGTTATGGATTGAGGCTGATTAGTCAACGTCCTCTGTAATTTTTGATTTAACATGCCCACAATTAAAAAGCCATCGGTTGCCATCGTGGTGAGTATCTACCATGCCGAATACACTCTACGACTGGTGAGGAGCGCAAGCGATCTCCTGAGCCAGAACGAAATCCCAGTGGATGTCTTTGAAGCACCGGGGTCGTTTGAAATTCCACTTTTAGTGCAGCGCGCAGCGCGCAGCCGAAAGTATAAAGCCATCATAGCATTTGGCTTGATATGGCAAGGGGAGACCCCTCATGCGATGGAAATACTGCGCGCCGTCACGGACCAGCTCATGGCAATAAGTTTGAAATTTGATCTTCCTGTTCTTCACGGCGTTTTATTCGTCAAAAGCCATCAAGAAGCTCGTGCCCGCTGCGGTGGCTCACTAGATCGCGGAAAGGAATGTGCAGAGGCGGTATTGAAGTTGCTGAAGGAATAAAACATCGTTTTTTTTAACCGTTTCGTTATATAAGCCGCGATGCCGAACGAGCGACGTCTAGGAAGAATCGCCGCTATGCAGTTTTTTTACCAATGGGAAGCCCAGCCAGACAGTCCCTTTGAAAGCCAACTGCAACGTTTCTGGGAGCTACACGAGCAAGCTGAAAAGGCTCGAGGATATGGTGAAGAACTCATCCGAGGGATGAAGGATCGCATCGCTGAGCTTGATGCAATCATCGCTCAATATGTGGATAATTGGGAACTGCCACGCATAGCCCAAGTAGATCGCAACATCCTGCGCGTCGCGGTATATGAAATGAAATACCGCATGGATGTGCCGCCTGTTGTCTCTATCGATGAGGCGATTGAAATTGCCAAACGTTTTAGCAGTGAACAGTCCAGCCGTTTCATCAACGGCGTCCTCGACCGTTACCGCAAAGAGCTTCCTCGTCCAGCTCGCCAGCCTACGAGTTAAAGTCCCGAAATAATTCTATGAAAAAGTCTAAGCCATCATGCAAGAGACGTAAGAAAGATGGCAATTTTTTCAAAAAAATTTAACCATTCCACGTTTTCCCCTTGCTTATATCACCCTGCATGCAATAGTAATAATTAAAATCCGATTCGCTTATGCTAACTATCTTCCGCACATACTCATTCCTATTCACATTATTATTACTCACCTTGGCATTTTTTTGGGTCTGCATGCCCAACTCCAGTGCTCAATCTGGAGCAATCTGGCACATTCCTGACAACACAACCGATTTATCTGGCACTCCGATGCGAGACCCCACAAATCCGACCCTTTCTAACACAAGCGTCATGATCTACCAAGGCCTTTGGAAACCTCCAGGAGGATGGAACCAAACCGGCGGCACCCTCTACTGGCGCAAGGTCGGCACCACCACTTGGAATGCTGTTCCCCTGACTTGGCACGCGAATATCAACCAAAACCAATATTGGAAAGCCTCGATACCGCTTTCCAGCATCGGGGCAGGCCAGGGCGTCCAATATTATATCCGCACAAATTTCGACAACACCACCTCACCACGCTTTCTCTATGGTTGGAATCAACAAACCACCAACGAAGCCACGGCTCAAGCTTCCCCCACAACCTTTTACTTGATACCTCATGTCACCGTTAACGGCGTCAACGCCGACTACACTACTACCAAATTCTTTGTGGACGAGTCCCTCAACGAATCTTTCCCCGTCACCGTCCAAGTCGCCATGGGCAACTCGCCCGTGCAGACTGTCGAAGTCTTTACCAATCTCAACAATCGCAATCGCGCAGCTCTCGATGCCAACAACGACGGGATTCACGACGGCATTTTCCCCCCAGATGGTAATCTGATTACGACTGCCCATACCAACACCTACTACCAAGCTTACACAATGAATCCAGGCCCCGGCGGCAACTACTCTCTCACTCTGAATGCCTCCAAAGCAGGTGCCTATCGACTCACCGTTCGCTGGAAACTCACGGGAGATACCAACTGGACTTGGTGGAGCAAACGCGATCACGCCATCGTCGTCTCCCCCAAACAAGCCCTAGACATTCGCATGTATGAACTCAACGTGCTCAACCAAGAAGCATCTGGCACGACTTACGCCACTCGAAGCACTTGGGAAGACCTCTGGGACGGCCCCGGCGCCATTCACACTAATCCCAATCGCACTAATCAATTTAACCTCGATTACCTCATCAATCTTGGCGTAAACTGGATCTGGTTCCAACCCGTCCATCCTTACGGTGTAGACGGCCGTCACTTAAGCGCGCAGGATATCATGAACCGTGACCCAGGGACGCAAGCAAGCACCTGGATATGGAATAACGGTTCCCCATTTGAAAACGTCCATTACCCCTACGCCCTAGGCTCTCCCTACGCCGTGAAGAATTTCTGGGAGATTGAGCCCCGCATGAGTGCTCAACACAATTCTACAGACAGCATCACAGTCCAGCGTCAAAAAGCGATGCAATCCTTCCTAGCCTTTGCTGCAGCCGCAAAACAAAAAGGGATCAAACTCATGCTCGATGCCGCATTCAATCACACCGCCCACGACGTCGAGCTCGGTGACCTCGGCGCTCAGCTCTTCGGCGGCACGCCCCTTCAAGAAATTCGCAATCAAGAAGTGCGGTTTTTCTCACGCACAGGAAACTATGGCCGCCAGGCAGGAATCGGGCCTGGAGAGGGACCAGCCCCGGCTCCTGATCGTGGTGACTTCGGAAAATGGCTCGACGTAAAAGACGTATTTTTTGGCGTTTACGCAGCCCTAGTCAGGGTTAATCCTGCCGAGAACGGAAATTATTTAAGTGCTGGCGATTGGTTCAACTACTCTGGCGACACAGGCAGCGACCCAGGGTATTTCAACAGTATCACACAAAAAGTATGGCAATATTTTGGCGCCTACATGCCTTATTGGCTCAACAAAACCAACAACGGCATCGCCGGATTGCGCTGCGACTTCGGACAAGGTCTCCCTCCTCAAGCTTGGGAATATATCATCAATCGAGCTCGCTCCCACGATCCGACAGTCGTTTTTATGGCTGAGACTCTCGACGGCGGCACAGGCCAAGGAACTCCCGGATACCGCTCCAACCGACACTTTGACATCCTCAACGAAAATATTCTCTTTGCGCTCAAAAACACAAACTACAACAACCCCACACGGCCTGAACAATCCATCAGCACTACAGACGTTCGTAATATGATGGAGGAGCGACGCAATACATACGGTTATGGCTTAATCCTTCTCAACACCCAGTCACACGACGAAGATAGCTACAACAGTCCATGGCATGCCCTTACAAACTATGCTGCCGCCGCAACTCACGAAGGCGCACCGATGATCTTCCCAGGCCAGGAGCTCGGCATCTCTAAATTCTACGGCTACGAGCTCATGGAGAAAAATTTTGGCAAATTCATCCCCCATTTCAAAACCTACAACTCTATGATGCCCTTGTGGAACGACATTGACTTCGGCAACGATCAACTCTACCCCGTCTACGCTGCTATCAACCGTGCCCGCGCCATGAGCCCCGCCCTCCGCGCACACAACCGCTACTACATCAATCAAACCAACGGCAACCCTCATCCGCAAATTTTCTCCGTTGCCAAATATGAAGTCCCCAATGGCAACCCGGCCATCTACGATGTCGTCTTCGCCTTCGTCAATCTTGGCGTCAATAACAGTAACAACGTGAATAATAATTTCCCAAATGCCGGCACCTTTAACGTCAATGTCACCCAAAACGGAAGTAACCTCTTCGGAATTAACCCCACAGCCTCCTATAATGTCATCAACATCGCTGCCTACACCGGTCCCAACAACTCCAATCCACAGCGCGCATATACTTTCCTCTGGCCAAGCAACCGTTCAGGCAACAGCATCCTCAACGATGGCATCTACGTAGCCCTAAACGCCGTCCCCACAACACCAGGAGGCTGGAGCACCGCTCCTTATGAGCCACAATACCTCAAACTAATGGACATGAATGCTGATAACGACGGCGATGGCTTAACCAACGAACAGGAACGTCAGGCGGGCACCAATCCTCTCGATGCCAATTCTCTTCTGGCTATTGAGAGCATTGAGCCTCTCGCCAACAATCACTTCAAACTCACCTGGAAAAGCGTAGCTGGAAAAACTTATCAGGTGCAATTTACCGACAACCTCAGCACTCCAAACTGGCAAAATCTCGGCTCGCCTATCACTGCAACAGGTTCCACCACCCAGTTCACTGACACCACAGTGCCTCCTACCGCCGTTCGGCGCTTCTATCGGGTGGTGTTAAACTAAGCTCCGCGGGTCGGGCCTGCCACGCAATAAAGTTTATCGCGCGTAACCATTCGGATGAGCTTGGTGCCATTTCCAAGCGCTTTCGATTATCGGCTGTAATCTGGTGTAACGCGGCTTCCACCCTAATTCGGCAGCTATTTTGTGAGCACTCGCCACAAGCCGAGGTGGATCTCCAGGGCGTGGCGGGCATATTTGCACGGGAATAGGATGCCCCGTGATCTTGCGTGCGACTTCGATGACTTGCCTGACGGAGTAGCCTTCGCCGGTGCCGACGTTGTATGCAGCGCTTTGCGTGCGGTTTAAGGCCAATATGTGCGCTTGGGCTAGGTCGATAATATGTATGAAATCTCGGATACACGTCCCATCAGGGGTTGCATAATTGTCGCCATAAATTTCGACGTAATCTTTTTGTCCGAGTGCGACTTTAAGGACGTTGGGTATGAGATGCGTCTCGATTCGATGGTCTTCTCCATAGCGTTCTGATGCTCCGGCAGCGTTGAAATAGCGAAGGGATATATGGATGATGCCGTGGATTTGCTCATACCATTTAAGGATTTGCTCGAACATGAGTTTGGAATGCCCGTAGGGATTGATCGGCTTTTGAGGGGTACGCTCGTCTATCGGGATTTTTTCGGGGATGCCGTAAGTTGCGCAGGTGGAAGAGAAAATGATTTTCTTAACGTTGGCCTGCACCATGGCATCGAGAAGGTTAATTCCGTTGGCTACATTGTTGCGGAAATATTTGGACGGATTTCGCATGGATTCCGAGACGAGGGCACTGGCTGCAAAGTGCATTACGGCATCGGGCCGATGTTTTTCCAGCATGGATTGGATGGTGTAGGGATTGGCTAGATCACCTTCGATGAAGATTGCTCGTGGATCAACCGCGTCTCGATGGCCTTCGGTCAGGTTATCAAAGACGATGACTTTATGGCCAGCATTCAGCAATTCTTCTGTGCAGATGCTCCCGATGTAGCCGGCGCCTCCCGTTACGAAAATTTTTAGAGGCGTGGATGTTGATGTTGAGGTGGAGGGCGAGGTCGAGGACATGCGATGTAGGATGATTATAATGTGGGAGTGTGATTAGCTGAATCTACGCGCTGTGCAACGCTATCTTGATTCGGCTTTATTATTGGAGCTGGACTTGAAGTCTGTAGAAACGACGTGGGACTGTAGTGGGCAAAGAGCCGGTTGTGGTGCCGTTGTCGTTCCACGTCATTTGCGATCCTGTGCCATTCATCCAGTTGGAGGCGGGCGCCCAGGGTGAATGGAGACTGTTTGTAAATTCGACGCGATATTGCCGCCCGGGTAGCGTCGGGAAACTGATATCCATAGAGCCTCCTGATCCGTGTGTGATGGTGATAATCGGATGAGCTGCGTCGTGGGCTGAGCTTGGATTGAGGCCGAGGATGAATTCTTCGATATTGGTGAGACCGTCGCCGTCGGGGTCACCTGAGGCCCCTTGCAGGCCTGAGGGATTGTTGGGATCTAGATTATATTGAGCCTCCCAGGCATCCGGTAATCCATCGCCATCGGAGTCGAGGGTGATCGTGGAGCCGGCTTGGAAGCCGAATGCAAGGGTGAAGCTTGGAGCAGTGCCGGTGATTTCAACTTGGTGGATTTGAGGTTGGTTGCGCATGGGCACGGTATCAGTGACTGCCGGAGCTGTGTCGGAAGCTCCGCTGACGTAAGAGGCATTTAGGCCTGGCCCTGTGTGGCGGACATAGGAGTAGACGTTGTTATTGGGCAAGGTGTTGAGGAGTCCGACGCTGAGTCCGGTGTTGACTAGATTGCCGAGGTGGTTTTGGCCGTGGATGTAGAGATTGTAGGTGTGGGGGGATAGGCCGAAGCGAACGTAGAGTTGATTGATGTTGCTGAGGTTGTAGGTGACGAGCGCTTCTGTGGAGTCCGCCGCTAGTGTGATATTTTTAGTTATGCGATTATCTGAGCTTGTAAATTGCCAGCCGGTGCCACCTGTGGCGGATGCTACGGAGTAGTAGTTGTTGACGTATTGTGAGGTATTGGCGGGGGTCGCCCACCAGTCTTTGAGTCCGGAGGTGCGGTAGGCTGTGGCATTGGTGGCGCCTTCTTCTTCTGTCTCTGAATTGGCGTTAGAGGCGAAGTTGCCGAGTGCTTGATAGGCTTTGCCTGTGACTGGATCGCGTGTGATGGCTAAGACGAGACGTCCGCCGATGCGCTCGAAGACGAGGAAGAGGCGGCTGTTCATGATGAGATATTCAGGTTCGCCATCGAGGTCGATGTCTTCGGAGGCAGTTTGGACGATACCGTTGTAGGCGTTGTTGTTTGCGGAGGTGAGCCAGGTGTCGGCGCGTTGGTAGACTGCGGCAAAGCGGGCTTGGCTGTGTGCGATGCGCGCAAATTCTGCGAGTGTGTTGTAGGAGGTATCGGAATTGACATAATCACCGGTGCTGAATTTGGTGAGGTCAACGTTGGGTTGGTTGTGGAAGGCGGTGACGAATGTTGCTGCGTGGAGAGTGGTGCGTGAGAGGCGTTTGAGGTCGGGGTTGATGATGGCTGTGAGTTTGTCCCATGCGTCTTTGATGATTCCAGAGGTGGAGATTATACCGAAGGCTTTTGGAAGTGGGACTCCTGGCCTGATGTTGAATACTTTATTGAGTAATCCTTCTTCGCGTGCAGGTTGTCCGTTATACCAGTTGTTGTAGTTTTCTTGAGTGGCGTAGTGGAGGTAGTCTGAGGAGACGAGCGGTAGATTGGGATTGTTGGGGCGATCGACAGTCCCGAAGGGATCACCGGTGCCGTTAGGGGGAACGGACAGGTCAATTTGGTTATTAGCGATCTGGTCTGCGGTGACGAGCTCAATCCAGGGACGCGATGCCATCCAGCGGATTGTGCGGTCGTAGGCGTTGGCGTTGTTTGCGTTGTCGAAGTCTTCCCAATGTGTGTGGAGGATGACGACTTGGTCTTGCTGCCAGTTGCGGGCTTTTCGGTTGAAAAGTTCTCTTAGGAGGGTGTGTGAGCCGTTGTCGGTGTTGAGGAAACGGTAGCTACTGGCTTGATCATTGATGATGAAGAAGTGGAGGCCGTTTATTTTGTTTATGCGATAGCCGTCGTTGCTGACGGCGGAGTTGCGCCCATACCATCGGGTGATGTGTAGCATTTGATCGATGAAGGCGTGGGTGTAGCCGAGGGCTAGGATTTTACTGATCACGTCGGGGTTTACGACGCGTTCTGGGGTGTAGAAGACTTTATTGGACGGGGCGCCGTATATGGCGGTGAGGAATTCGTTTGCGAGGGATAGGTTGTCTTGGTTATAGGCGTTGTGGAAGTAGGGGAGGATGTGATCGGAGAAGGTGGTGGCGGGGATGGAGATTAGCCCGGAGTTTTTGAGATTTTTGATGCGTTGGTTGAACGAGGGGCCATCGAGCCAGGGCTTATTGGATTGCGGATTTACTTTGGCCCATTGTAGGGCAGCGGCTAATGTGGGTGTGATGTGAAGGGTGAGTTTAGCATTGTAGGCTTCGTGGACGTCGAGGAGTCGGTGGTAGCCGCCGCCGGCTCCGTTGTTTATGAGATTGTGGATTTGGCTTGCTGGTCGTATCGTCTGGTTGCCGTGGATTAGGGGCATTACTTTTACACGTCGTCCACGGTCGTTATCGGCTTGGATGCCGATCCATTGGGTGAGTTTGGCGTTGGGCCCGGAAAGTTCAACTCCACGGGTGTAGTCGGTGTGTTGTTGGCCTTTGCCTCGGTAGTCGTTTGCGATCCAGTCTGTGCGGATGGAGTCGGCGATATCGGGGCCGACGATGTCTCCTGGGCCGGGGGGATTATTTTGCGTGCCGTCTTTGGTGGTGA
Protein-coding regions in this window:
- a CDS encoding 6,7-dimethyl-8-ribityllumazine synthase; this encodes MPTIKKPSVAIVVSIYHAEYTLRLVRSASDLLSQNEIPVDVFEAPGSFEIPLLVQRAARSRKYKAIIAFGLIWQGETPHAMEILRAVTDQLMAISLKFDLPVLHGVLFVKSHQEARARCGGSLDRGKECAEAVLKLLKE
- a CDS encoding 3D domain-containing protein yields the protein MKLLNVGLPYRIAAALLMTALGFSAPAKSEAAAQKPKKAASQVLKKSGSTKKKLVTKKPSEKRSRYQAKKRTAKKSYRLTFSARTRSKNQGWRRPLLDHRMVANKRLGVGQFNQILDPSLCLKKAITHSSSSPRSFHSRTNSRISSKGSRLTTNSSLATGSGRFPKNSHLARITVYWAKGRGTDHYTRHLQSATGVRLMRGHCAVDPQVIPYGSVVRVHGVGDFWAVDTGSAVRARRAAQRLGRTKEEREAIVVDLFFPTRAEALAMSRRIPRFTMVSWKVLPRL
- the ribB gene encoding 3,4-dihydroxy-2-butanone-4-phosphate synthase, whose amino-acid sequence is MKTKKNLVPSPAQSSAILNEKRAVEAPSLIEDILSALRKGEMVIVTDDVDRENEGDLVMAASKVTPQAVNFMARHGRGLICVPMRRERAESLRLRPMVEQNREGFQTDFTVSVDAAKGITTGISAADRAKTIRLLASPEARAEDFVQPGHVFPLQARPGGVLQRAGHTEAAVDLMLLAGLPPVGVICEILNEDGTMARQEDLKRFQKLHRLKMCSIGDIVRYRRQKESLIECVHTDQITTRWGTFTMKVYRSKLDGQEHIAMIKGKVDPEQPVLVRVHSEDLLNDLFLQSARGKPTTTLEKAMSKIARARNGVLLYLRRGGCTRGELSSISPYLRRPGHSPSYEESRSLRDYGLGAQILYDLGVRELVLLTNHPKKVIALEGYGLRLISQRPL
- the nusB gene encoding transcription antitermination factor NusB, translated to MPNERRLGRIAAMQFFYQWEAQPDSPFESQLQRFWELHEQAEKARGYGEELIRGMKDRIAELDAIIAQYVDNWELPRIAQVDRNILRVAVYEMKYRMDVPPVVSIDEAIEIAKRFSSEQSSRFINGVLDRYRKELPRPARQPTS
- the galE gene encoding UDP-glucose 4-epimerase GalE, yielding MSSTSPSTSTSTSTPLKIFVTGGAGYIGSICTEELLNAGHKVIVFDNLTEGHRDAVDPRAIFIEGDLANPYTIQSMLEKHRPDAVMHFAASALVSESMRNPSKYFRNNVANGINLLDAMVQANVKKIIFSSTCATYGIPEKIPIDERTPQKPINPYGHSKLMFEQILKWYEQIHGIIHISLRYFNAAGASERYGEDHRIETHLIPNVLKVALGQKDYVEIYGDNYATPDGTCIRDFIHIIDLAQAHILALNRTQSAAYNVGTGEGYSVRQVIEVARKITGHPIPVQICPPRPGDPPRLVASAHKIAAELGWKPRYTRLQPIIESAWKWHQAHPNGYAR